The following are encoded together in the Synchiropus splendidus isolate RoL2022-P1 chromosome 7, RoL_Sspl_1.0, whole genome shotgun sequence genome:
- the ssh1a gene encoding protein phosphatase Slingshot homolog 1, whose amino-acid sequence MALVTLQRSPTPSAASSASTTATTGGEDFGSEDERRVNQSLSESFFMVKGAALFLQQGSSQQSQKVHPHHKHAGDLPQHLQVMINILRSEDRIKLAVRLESAWSDRVRYMVVLYTSGRQDTEENILLGIDFTSKDCKSCSIGMVLPLWSDTKIHLDGDGGFTVNTAGRTHVFKPVSVQAMWSALQVLHKACEVSRRYNYFPGGMALTWMGYYESCIASEQSCINEWNAMKDLETTRPDSPTMFVDKPSERERTECLIKAKLRSIMTCQDLENVTCKQIRTELEQHMSCNLKEYKEFIDNEMLLILGQMDKATLIFDHVYLGSEWNASNLEELQETGVGFILNVTREIDNFFPGTFSYHNIRVYDEDATDLLAHWNDTYNFIVKAKKNQSKCLVHCKMGVSRSASTVIAYAMKEYGWSLEKAYKFVKEKRSITRPNPGFMKQLAEYEGILDASNQRHNKLWHPDGDCEMAEGQPQCCGGVEGDHPTPEPGMSPCCEEALSDKAAKCPSPCRAVSLEIDPAYNNYYFRRLSDSALDSEPSTPVRGPPLLGMEKVFIEIEDVERDALLDDEAFDGHDGLPIPAFGPAAEGTAAQTSSRGPEAMEELRLRLEFSTVVEEDEEEARKEEAEMEVLMQPDDGGGGEGGNLVDAQDVDVEGDAESNGMDLATLNENSNNNNHFDSLHHLSGIMSSLSAAQSLDSRSSSKKDSLTLVSKHCLNSSTHSIPSASVRLSHSPPEGLKCPAARQSHCEPQSDCQSCPALMPSMQPGEGVPLLSSEKNNNVLLEISTENQPVDCSAAVAGLLSMTEGEPVACYMGQKQDTAELQSSGLVRRQAERLERLSGLTHESQQSPRPSNPCTLSKKSRLQTEELFDFPLKTSTPCQVRLEPLVLPLTNDALVGAVGSPTSSPHGSTLTRSSSSESLRSVRGKPGLVRQRAQEIETRMRLAGLTVSSRLKRSNSLAKLGSLTFSSEDLCSACSSDAGTLLPFSLSPEPDGGQDWGSPSTVASTCKEPHSREGAGPEDARS is encoded by the exons GCGGTACGGCTAGAGAGTGCTTGGTCAGATCGCGTGCGCTACATGGTAGTTCTTTACACCAGTGGGCGACAAGACACTGAAGAGAACATTCTTCTCGGAATTGACTTCACTAGCAAAGACTG CAAAAGCTGTTCCATTGGCATGGTGCTTCCTCTTTGGAGTGACACAAAAATTCATCTGGATGGAGACGG AGGCTTTACAGTGAACACGGCGGGCCGGACACACGTCTTCAAACCTGTGTCAGTGCAGGCTATGTG GTCTGCCCTCCAGGTGCTGCACAAAGCATGTGAAGTGTCACGCAGGTATAACTACTTCCCTGGGGGCATGGCACTCACATGGATGGGCTACTACGAAAGTTGCATAGCCTCTGAGCAGAGTTGCATCAACGAGTGGAACGCCATGAAAGACCTTGAGACCACACGGCCGGATTCACCCACCATGTTTGTCGACAA ACCTTCAGAGCGAGAGAGGACAGAGTGCCTTATTAAAGCCAAACTCAGAAGCATCATGACATGCCAGGACCTGGAGAATGTCACATGCAAGCAG ATCCGAACAGAGCTGGAGCAACACATGAGCTGCAACCTTAAGGAGTACAAAGAGTTCATCGACAATGAGATGTTGTTGATTCTGGGCCAGATGGACAAAGCCACGCTCATCTTCGACCATGTGTACCTG GGCTCCGAATGGAACGCTTCTAATTTGGAGGAACTGCAAGAGACGGG TGTTGGCTTCATACTGAACGTCACCAGGGAGATAGACAACTTCTTTCCTGGAACATTCAGTTATCACAACATCCGTGTTTACGATGAAGACGCCACTGACCTGCTGGCTCACTGGAACGACACATACAACTTCATTGTCAAAGCAAA AAAGAACCAGTCCAAGTGTCTCGTTCATTGTAAGATGGGTGTCAGCCGATCTGCCTCCACAGTCATCGCCTACGCCATGAAGGAGTACGGATGGTCTTTAGAGAAAGCATACAAGTTTGTCAAGGAAAAAAGGAGCATTACACGACCTAACCctggcttcatgaagcagttggCGGAGTATGAGGGAATACTTGATGCCAG taatcAACGACACAACAAGCTTTGGCATCCTGATGGAGACTGTGAGATGGCAGAGGGGCAACCCCAGTGTTGTGGTGGCGTAGAAGGAGACCACCCCACCCCAGAGCCTGGCATGTCGCCATGCTGTGAAGAAGCCCTGTCTGATAAAGCTGCCAAATGCCCCTCACCCTGCCGGGCGGTGTCTTTGGAAATAGACCCGGCCTACAACAACTATTATTTCCGACGTCTCTCTGACTCGGCGCTGGACAGTGAGCCATCCACTCCTGTGCGAGGACCCCCTCTCTTGGGCATGGAGAAAGTCTTCATCGAGATTGAGGATGTTGAGCGTGATGCTTTATTAGATGATGAGGCTTTTGACGGCCACGACGGTCTGCCAATTCCTGCCTTCGGGCCCGCAGCAGAGGGCACGGCTGCCCAGACCAGCAGCCGTGGTCCTGAAGCCATGGAGGAGCTGCGACTGAGGCTCGAATTTAGTACTGTCgtggaagaggatgaagaggaggcccGAAAGGAGGAAGCAGAGATGGAGGTCTTGATGCAGCCGGATGACGGCGGTGGTGGCGAGGGAGGCAACCTGGTCGATGCACAAGATGTTGACGTAGAAGGAGATGCTGAGAGCAACGGGATGGATCTTGCAACACTGAATGAAAATTCCAACAATAACAACCACTTTGACTCTCTCCACCACCTCAGT GGGATCATGtcttctctctctgctgctcagtcTTTGGATTCCAGAAGCAGTTCAAAGAAAGACTCTTTGACTTTGGTCTCCAAGCATTGCCTTAACTCCAGCACCCACAGCATTCCAAGTGCTTCAGTCCGACTATCCCATTCTCCACCTGAAGGCCTCAAGTGTCCAGCTGCTCGGCAGAGTCACTGTGAACCGCAGAGTGACTGTCAGAGCTGCCCGGCTCTCATGCCATCAATGCAACCTGGTGAAGGAGTTCCGCTGCTCTCCAGTGAAAAGAACAACAATGTCTTACTAGAGATCTCCACTGAAAACCAGCCTGTAGATTGTTCTGCTGCTGTCGCTGGATTGTTGAGCATGACGGAGGGTGAGCCAGTGGCGTGCTACATGGGCCAGAAACAGGACACAGCAGAACTGCAAAGCTCTGGTCTGGTGCGCCGGCAAGCCGAGCGACTAGAGAGGCTTTCAGGTTTGACTCATGAGAGCCAGCAGTCCCCGAGGCCCTCTAACCCATGCACACTGTCCAAGAAGAGCCGCCTTCAAACGGAGGAGTTGTTCGATTTCCCCCTAAAAACCTCCACACCATGCCAAGTTCGGTTGGAGCCGCTTGTGTTGCCGCTGACGAACGACGCCCTGGTGGGGGCGGTTGGGTCGCCCACCTCATCACCTCACGGCTCCACTTTGACACGAAGTTCCAGCAGCGAGAGTCTGCGCAGCGTCAGAGGCAAGCCGGGCCTCGTACGTCAGAGGGCTCAGGAGATTGAGACCCGAATGCGCTTGGCTGGTCTGACTGTGTCGTCGAGGCTCAAGCGCTCCAACTCGCTGGCAAAGCTGGGCAGCCTCACTTTCTCCTCCGAGGACCTTTGCTCGGCTTGCTCTTCTGATGCTGGCACATTGCTTCCCTTCTCGCTGTCGCCAGAGCCAGATGGTGGGCAGGACTGGGGGTCTCCCTCTACCGTGGCAAGTACCTGCAAGGAACCGCACAGTAGAGAGGGAGCTGGACCTGAGGATGCCCGAAGTTGA